The nucleotide window GGAGGTGAACCCGCCGTGGCTGCAGAGGCCACAGGGGGACCACCCCGACACCGAAGAGAACGCCGCCGGGCCGCTCATCCCGATCCGCATCGCCGAACTGCTCTAACGAGGGACGGCGCCAGTGGGGCCGCCCGGGACCGCCTCCCTCCGCCGGCAGCCCGCTCCACCGAACCGAAAGGGCGGGACGTCCCGTATCCGACGTCTAGCCCTTTCTGCTTCCCCGCTTCGTCTTCCCGCTGCTCCTGCGCTCCCGGAGCTGGCCGCAGGCACCGTCCACATCCCCGCCCCGCTCGGTGCGGACAAAGACCTCGAACCCCCTGGTCTGCAGCACATTCCGAAAGATATCCTGCGCCTTCTTCGTGGGAGGCTGGAACCCCTCCACTCCGGTGTTGCAGGGGATCAGGTTGACGAACACCTTGAGCTTCGACAGCAGTCCGGCGAGCCGTCTGGCGTCGTCGGGACGGTCGTTGACGCCGCCCAGCAGCAGGTATTCCACGGTCACCCTGTTTCCGGTCTGCTCCTGGTAGGTATAGAGCGTACCCATCAGCTCCTGCAGCGGATAGGTGTTGTTGATCGGCATCAGCTGGGAACGGAGTCTGCCGTCGGCGGCGTGGAGCGACACAGCCAGACGGACGTCGAGACCGCTGGCGGCGAGCTGCCGGATCCCCGGCAGGATCCCCGCGGTGGAGATCGTGACATGGCGGATCCCCAGGCCGCGCATCCTGGGATGCTGCAGCTGCCGGATCGACTGCAGCACATGGCTGGTGTTCAGGAAGGGCTCGCCCATCCCCATGAACACCAGGTTGTTGACCGGTTCCCCCAGCACACGCTCCATGGCCAGGAACTGCCCCACCATCTCGTGGACGGCCAGGTTCCGACGGAATCCCCCCTGTCCGGTGACACAGAAGGCGCATCCCAGCGAACAGCCCACCTGGGAGGAGAGACAGGCCGTCATCCGATTGTGATGTTTCATCAGCACCGACTCCACCGTCTCTCCGTCTTCCAGCCGCCAGAGGAACTTCCGCGTCCCGTCCCGGGAGACCACATCCTCCTCCAGCGCCGGCAGGTGGAAGGCCACACGCTCTTCCAGCCGCGCCCGCAGTCCCTTGGAGAGGTTGGTCATCTCCTCGAAGGAGACGGCATGCT belongs to Synergistales bacterium and includes:
- the rlmN gene encoding 23S rRNA (adenine(2503)-C(2))-methyltransferase RlmN — encoded protein: MEFAAWQNFFAEQGEPQYRSQQVCEWLYTKHAVSFEEMTNLSKGLRARLEERVAFHLPALEEDVVSRDGTRKFLWRLEDGETVESVLMKHHNRMTACLSSQVGCSLGCAFCVTGQGGFRRNLAVHEMVGQFLAMERVLGEPVNNLVFMGMGEPFLNTSHVLQSIRQLQHPRMRGLGIRHVTISTAGILPGIRQLAASGLDVRLAVSLHAADGRLRSQLMPINNTYPLQELMGTLYTYQEQTGNRVTVEYLLLGGVNDRPDDARRLAGLLSKLKVFVNLIPCNTGVEGFQPPTKKAQDIFRNVLQTRGFEVFVRTERGGDVDGACGQLRERRSSGKTKRGSRKG